A single window of Solanum dulcamara chromosome 5, daSolDulc1.2, whole genome shotgun sequence DNA harbors:
- the LOC129890828 gene encoding photosynthetic NDH subunit of subcomplex B 3, chloroplastic isoform X2, translating to MAATNLSASITFRAPEFTKNHHKAVIYPPKRIPISICCATSSATTKKPEIELEFIGPKPDENGKYPMDKTKAVSGEKLLRNIMSENNIKLYAAYGKVMNCGGGGSCGTCIVEIIDGKDLLNERTNTELRYLKKLCRNLSHGDWLAKL from the exons ATGGCTGCAACGAACCTGTCCGCTTCTATAACATTCCGGGCACCGGAGTTCACCAAAAACCACCATAAAGCCGTGATTTATCCTCCTAAAAGAATACCGATTTCCATATGTTGCGCCACCAGCTCAGCAACCACCAAAAAACCTGAAATTGAACTAGAGTTCATCGGG CCAAAACCAGATGAAAATGGCAAGTACCCTATGGATAAAACAAAAGCAGTAAGTGGTGAGAAGCTGTTGAGGAACATCATGTCAGAGAACAATATAAAGTTGTATGCTGCATAT GGAAAGGTGATGAATTGTGGAGGCGGTGGAAGCTGTGGTACTTGTATTGTGGAG ATTATAGATGGAAAGGATCTACTTAATGAGAGAACAAATACAGAGCTCCGGTACCTAAAGAAG TTGTGCAGAAACCTGAGTCATGGAGATTGGCTTGCCAAACTATAG
- the LOC129890828 gene encoding photosynthetic NDH subunit of subcomplex B 3, chloroplastic isoform X1 codes for MAATNLSASITFRAPEFTKNHHKAVIYPPKRIPISICCATSSATTKKPEIELEFIGPKPDENGKYPMDKTKAVSGEKLLRNIMSENNIKLYAAYGKVMNCGGGGSCGTCIVEIIDGKDLLNERTNTELRYLKKKPESWRLACQTIVGNKENSGKVVVQRLPQWKK; via the exons ATGGCTGCAACGAACCTGTCCGCTTCTATAACATTCCGGGCACCGGAGTTCACCAAAAACCACCATAAAGCCGTGATTTATCCTCCTAAAAGAATACCGATTTCCATATGTTGCGCCACCAGCTCAGCAACCACCAAAAAACCTGAAATTGAACTAGAGTTCATCGGG CCAAAACCAGATGAAAATGGCAAGTACCCTATGGATAAAACAAAAGCAGTAAGTGGTGAGAAGCTGTTGAGGAACATCATGTCAGAGAACAATATAAAGTTGTATGCTGCATAT GGAAAGGTGATGAATTGTGGAGGCGGTGGAAGCTGTGGTACTTGTATTGTGGAG ATTATAGATGGAAAGGATCTACTTAATGAGAGAACAAATACAGAGCTCCGGTACCTAAAGAAG AAACCTGAGTCATGGAGATTGGCTTGCCAAACTATAGTTGGAAATAAGGAAAACTCTGGGAAG GTAGTGGTACAGAGGTTGCCTCAATGGAAGAAGTGA